A region of Ramlibacter agri DNA encodes the following proteins:
- a CDS encoding efflux transporter outer membrane subunit, whose translation MTKLLRPCLLALAVAGCTTVGPDFVPPPAAAPDDWTSWRSADPSLAAPVGQALPADWWRAFEDPVLDQLEQRAFAANPDLRTAALHFAQARVQRGVTEAQSGPQVNLSAAVSRQRQSENAAGSRLLRAIAGDNAQPLIEFISEPFTLYQAGFDASWEPDLWGRVRRSLEAADADIERQAALLDLARLSVASEVAQNYFELRTTQRQIRLARADVAALQERVGLLQARVRAGVVDQLDLERQRAELEGLQAQVPPLLAQEGASANRIALLLGEHPGALRAELQPPAQDTRAALPDLGAGLPAEVARRRPDIRAAEARLHNATASIGVAQADLYPSIRIGAHAGLESYLGGAFTDWASRTWSIAPSLDLPLFDRGRRRGVVQLRELQQQEAAIAWQRTVLQAWQEIDDALSGYAAERQQEQGLAARARSARQAWELVQARYDAGAVDFTAVLDAQRGWLQARRDLVASQGRLGTRFVAVNKAVGNVPPASRE comes from the coding sequence ATGACCAAGCTGCTTCGCCCCTGCCTGCTGGCCCTTGCCGTCGCGGGCTGCACCACCGTCGGTCCCGATTTCGTCCCGCCGCCGGCGGCGGCGCCGGACGACTGGACGTCCTGGCGCAGCGCGGATCCGAGCCTGGCGGCGCCGGTGGGCCAGGCCCTGCCGGCGGACTGGTGGCGCGCCTTCGAGGACCCGGTGCTCGACCAGCTGGAGCAGCGCGCCTTCGCCGCCAACCCGGACCTGCGCACGGCCGCCCTGCATTTCGCCCAGGCCCGCGTGCAGCGCGGCGTGACCGAGGCCCAGTCCGGGCCGCAGGTGAACCTGAGCGCCGCGGTGTCGCGGCAGCGCCAGAGCGAGAACGCGGCCGGCTCGCGCCTGCTGCGGGCCATCGCCGGCGACAACGCGCAGCCGCTGATCGAGTTCATCAGCGAGCCCTTCACCCTGTACCAGGCCGGCTTCGACGCGTCCTGGGAGCCGGACCTGTGGGGCCGGGTGCGCCGTTCGCTGGAAGCGGCAGATGCCGACATCGAGCGCCAGGCCGCCCTGCTGGACCTGGCCCGGCTCTCCGTGGCCAGCGAGGTGGCGCAGAACTACTTCGAGCTGCGCACCACGCAGCGGCAGATCCGGCTGGCGCGCGCAGACGTCGCCGCCCTGCAGGAGCGCGTCGGCCTGCTGCAGGCGCGCGTGCGGGCCGGCGTGGTGGACCAGCTGGACCTGGAACGCCAGCGCGCCGAGCTGGAAGGCCTGCAGGCGCAGGTGCCGCCCCTGCTGGCGCAGGAAGGCGCCAGCGCCAATCGCATCGCCTTGCTGCTGGGAGAGCACCCGGGCGCCTTGCGCGCGGAGCTGCAGCCGCCGGCGCAGGACACGCGTGCCGCCTTGCCGGACCTGGGGGCAGGCCTGCCTGCGGAAGTCGCCCGCCGCCGGCCCGACATCCGGGCCGCCGAAGCGCGCCTGCACAACGCCACCGCGAGCATCGGCGTCGCCCAGGCCGACCTGTATCCCAGTATCCGCATCGGCGCCCATGCCGGCCTGGAGTCCTATCTGGGCGGCGCCTTCACGGACTGGGCCAGCCGCACCTGGTCGATCGCGCCCAGCCTGGACCTGCCGCTGTTCGACCGCGGCCGGCGCCGCGGCGTGGTGCAGCTGCGGGAGCTGCAGCAGCAGGAGGCAGCCATTGCCTGGCAGCGCACGGTGCTGCAGGCCTGGCAGGAGATCGACGACGCCCTGAGCGGCTATGCCGCAGAGCGCCAACAGGAGCAGGGACTGGCGGCGCGTGCGCGCAGCGCCCGGCAGGCCTGGGAGCTGGTGCAGGCGCGCTATGACGCCGGCGCGGTCGATTTCACGGCCGTCCTCGACGCCCAGCGCGGCTGGCTGCAGGCGCGGCGCGACCTGGTCGCCAGCCAGGGCCGCCTCGGGACGCGCTTCGTCGCCGTGAACAAGGCGGTCGGCAACGTGCCGCCGGCGTCGCGCGAGTGA
- the hisF gene encoding imidazole glycerol phosphate synthase subunit HisF, producing MLAKRIIPCLDVTGGRVVKGVNFVELRDAGDPVEIAARYNEQGADELTFLDITATSDGRDLILPIIEAVASQVFIPLTVGGGVRTVEDVRRLLNAGADKTSFNSAAIANPDVIDAASAKYGAQCIVVAIDAKRRSAEDAATRGPGWDVYSHGGRKNTGLDAVAWATEMAKRGAGEILLTSMDRDGTKSGFDLELTRAVSDAVPVPVIASGGVGNLDHLADGIQKGGADAVLAASIFHYGEYTVGQAKSRMAERGIPVRL from the coding sequence ATGCTGGCCAAACGCATCATTCCCTGCCTGGACGTCACCGGCGGCCGGGTCGTCAAGGGCGTCAACTTCGTGGAGCTGCGCGATGCCGGCGACCCGGTGGAGATCGCCGCGCGCTACAACGAGCAGGGCGCCGACGAACTGACCTTCCTGGACATCACCGCCACCAGCGACGGGCGCGACCTGATCCTGCCGATCATCGAGGCCGTCGCCTCGCAAGTCTTCATCCCGCTGACGGTGGGCGGTGGCGTGCGCACGGTGGAAGACGTGCGGCGGCTGCTGAACGCTGGCGCCGACAAGACCAGCTTCAACTCCGCGGCCATCGCCAACCCGGACGTCATCGACGCTGCCTCCGCCAAGTACGGCGCCCAGTGCATCGTCGTGGCGATCGACGCCAAGCGGCGCAGCGCCGAGGACGCCGCCACCCGGGGCCCGGGCTGGGACGTCTACAGCCACGGCGGCCGCAAGAACACGGGCCTGGACGCGGTAGCCTGGGCCACCGAAATGGCGAAGCGCGGCGCCGGCGAGATCCTGCTCACCAGCATGGACCGCGACGGCACCAAGTCCGGCTTCGACCTCGAGCTGACCCGCGCGGTCAGCGACGCCGTGCCGGTGCCGGTGATCGCGTCGGGCGGCGTCGGCAACCTCGACCACCTGGCCGATGGCATCCAGAAGGGCGGCGCGGACGCCGTGCTGGCGGCCAGCATCTTCCACTACGGCGAATACACGGTCGGCCAGGCGAAGTCGCGGATGGCCGAGCGGGGGATTCCGGTCCGGCTCTGA
- the hisI gene encoding phosphoribosyl-AMP cyclohydrolase translates to MDWLSEVKWDEHGLVPVIAQEAATGDVLMFAWMNREALQRTAETGRAVYFSRSRRKLWAKGEESGHVQQVHEVRLDCDNDVVLLKVTQLGHDPSIACHTGRHSCFFQLYKDGAWQSVEPVLKDPASIYK, encoded by the coding sequence ATGGACTGGTTATCCGAAGTGAAATGGGACGAGCACGGCCTCGTCCCCGTCATCGCCCAGGAGGCGGCGACGGGCGACGTGCTGATGTTCGCGTGGATGAACCGCGAGGCGCTGCAGCGCACCGCGGAGACGGGCCGGGCCGTGTATTTCAGCCGCTCGCGCCGCAAGCTGTGGGCCAAGGGCGAGGAAAGCGGCCACGTGCAGCAGGTGCACGAAGTCCGCCTGGACTGTGACAACGACGTGGTGCTGCTGAAGGTGACGCAGCTCGGGCACGACCCGTCCATTGCCTGCCACACCGGCCGCCACAGCTGCTTCTTCCAGCTGTACAAGGATGGCGCCTGGCAATCCGTCGAGCCGGTCTTGAAAGACCCGGCAAGCATCTACAAGTGA
- a CDS encoding phosphoribosyl-ATP diphosphatase, producing MSSVDSLARLADVIESRKPANGGDPGKSYVARLLHKGPDAFLKKIGEEATEVVMAAKDADHGGDAGKIVNEVADLWFHSMIALAHYGLKPADVIAELERREGLSGLEEKALRKASARERGAE from the coding sequence ATGTCTTCTGTCGATTCCCTGGCCCGCCTGGCCGACGTCATCGAGAGCCGCAAGCCGGCGAACGGCGGCGACCCCGGGAAGAGCTACGTCGCACGCCTGCTGCACAAGGGCCCGGATGCCTTCCTCAAGAAGATCGGCGAGGAGGCGACCGAGGTCGTGATGGCGGCCAAGGACGCCGACCACGGCGGCGACGCCGGCAAGATCGTCAACGAAGTCGCCGACCTCTGGTTCCACAGCATGATCGCGCTGGCGCACTACGGCCTGAAGCCGGCCGACGTCATCGCCGAACTGGAGCGCCGCGAGGGCCTGAGCGGCCTCGAGGAAAAGGCGCTGCGCAAGGCCAGCGCGCGCGAGCGCGGCGCCGAGTAA
- a CDS encoding DUF4870 family protein translates to MADGYTGVNTSSDRSVMHLLYGLHTVAPFTLWSLSVVALIVNYIRRADETDAFTVAHHSYMIRTFWWAILWLVLTVPLWFLFVVPGYIAWVIIGCWYLYRCIRGWLRFNDNRLPP, encoded by the coding sequence ATGGCGGACGGCTACACCGGCGTGAACACTTCCAGCGACCGCAGCGTCATGCACCTGCTGTACGGTTTGCACACGGTGGCGCCTTTCACCCTGTGGTCGCTGTCGGTTGTGGCGCTGATCGTCAACTACATCCGCCGCGCCGACGAGACGGATGCCTTCACCGTGGCCCACCACAGCTACATGATCCGCACCTTCTGGTGGGCGATCCTGTGGCTGGTGCTGACGGTGCCGCTGTGGTTCCTGTTCGTCGTCCCGGGCTACATCGCCTGGGTCATCATCGGCTGCTGGTACCTGTATCGCTGCATCCGGGGCTGGTTGCGCTTCAACGACAATCGTCTCCCACCATGA
- a CDS encoding histidine triad nucleotide-binding protein — translation MSHDPNCIFCKIAEGQIPSKKVYEDEDILAFHDIHPWAPVHFLLVPKKHIVSMAHVTEADAPLLGKMMALVPKLAAQEGCRPYPEGGFRVVANTGADGGQEVAHLHFHVIGGPRPWLKG, via the coding sequence ATGAGCCACGATCCGAACTGCATCTTCTGCAAGATCGCCGAGGGGCAGATCCCCTCGAAGAAGGTCTACGAGGACGAGGACATCCTCGCCTTCCACGACATCCACCCCTGGGCGCCCGTGCATTTCCTGCTGGTGCCCAAAAAGCACATCGTCTCCATGGCCCACGTGACCGAGGCCGATGCCCCGCTGCTGGGGAAGATGATGGCCCTGGTGCCGAAACTGGCGGCCCAGGAAGGCTGCCGGCCCTACCCGGAAGGCGGCTTCCGCGTCGTCGCCAACACCGGCGCCGACGGCGGCCAGGAAGTGGCGCACCTACATTTTCACGTGATAGGCGGTCCGCGTCCGTGGCTCAAGGGTTGA
- the tatA gene encoding Sec-independent protein translocase subunit TatA translates to MGSFSIWHWMIVLLIVVLVFGTKKLKNIGQDLGGAVKGFKDGMKEGGSAPETPVPPANQVTAAQGPSAADKTTIDVEARNKS, encoded by the coding sequence ATGGGTTCGTTTTCCATTTGGCACTGGATGATCGTTCTGCTGATCGTGGTGCTGGTTTTCGGCACCAAGAAGCTGAAGAACATCGGCCAGGACCTCGGCGGCGCCGTCAAGGGCTTCAAGGACGGCATGAAGGAAGGTGGCTCGGCCCCCGAGACGCCCGTGCCCCCGGCCAACCAGGTCACCGCTGCGCAGGGTCCGTCGGCCGCCGACAAGACCACGATCGACGTCGAAGCGCGCAACAAGTCCTGA
- the tatB gene encoding Sec-independent protein translocase protein TatB: MIDLGLSKMALIGAVALIVIGPEKLPRVARTVGTLLGKAQRYVNEVKAEVNRSMELDELRKMKETVESAARDVESSVQTAATDFEKQWQDATSTASSSLSDTPAYPEYKHPKKKWRLKQGAVPNWYKARNGVRTRALSGSARVAKYRPHKFN; encoded by the coding sequence GTGATCGATCTCGGCCTGTCCAAGATGGCGCTGATCGGCGCCGTGGCCCTCATCGTCATCGGGCCGGAAAAGCTGCCGCGCGTCGCCCGCACGGTGGGCACGCTGCTGGGCAAGGCGCAGCGCTACGTCAACGAAGTCAAGGCGGAAGTGAACCGCTCGATGGAGCTGGACGAGCTGCGCAAGATGAAGGAGACGGTGGAAAGCGCCGCCCGCGACGTCGAGTCGTCGGTGCAGACCGCCGCCACCGACTTCGAAAAGCAGTGGCAGGACGCCACCTCCACGGCCTCTTCCAGCCTGTCCGATACGCCCGCGTACCCCGAGTACAAGCATCCCAAGAAGAAGTGGCGCCTGAAGCAGGGCGCCGTGCCGAACTGGTACAAGGCCCGCAACGGCGTGCGGACCCGGGCGCTGTCCGGTTCCGCCCGTGTGGCAAAGTACCGGCCGCACAAGTTCAACTGA
- the tatC gene encoding twin-arginine translocase subunit TatC, with product MSTTPHDPEDELAGTEQPFVAHLVELRDRLIKALIAVAIVAAVLAFWPGPSRLYDFLAAPLVAYLPKGATLIATSVISPFVVPLKILLMAAFLIALPVVLYQVWAFVAPGLYSHEKKMVLPLVISSTVLFFAGVAFCYFFVFGQVFRFIQSFAPKSITAAPDIEEYLSFVLGMFLAFGLAFEVPVAVVLLVRMGIVTAAQLRAWRGYFWVLAAVGTAMVTPPDAGSMIILLCVVGGLYEVGIVAAQAFVKHTKAPDDEAEAAKS from the coding sequence ATGTCCACCACACCCCACGATCCGGAAGACGAGCTGGCCGGCACCGAACAGCCCTTCGTCGCGCACCTCGTCGAGCTGCGCGACCGGCTGATCAAGGCCCTCATCGCCGTCGCCATCGTGGCCGCCGTGCTGGCCTTCTGGCCGGGGCCGTCGCGCCTGTACGACTTCCTGGCCGCGCCATTGGTCGCCTACCTGCCCAAGGGCGCGACCCTGATCGCCACTTCGGTGATCTCGCCCTTCGTGGTGCCGCTGAAGATCCTGCTGATGGCGGCCTTCCTGATCGCCTTGCCGGTGGTGCTGTACCAGGTCTGGGCCTTCGTCGCGCCCGGCCTGTACTCGCACGAGAAGAAGATGGTGCTGCCGCTGGTGATCTCCAGCACGGTGCTGTTCTTCGCCGGGGTGGCGTTCTGCTACTTCTTCGTCTTCGGCCAGGTGTTCCGCTTCATCCAGAGCTTCGCGCCCAAGAGCATCACGGCGGCGCCGGACATCGAGGAGTACCTGAGCTTCGTGCTGGGCATGTTCCTCGCCTTCGGCCTCGCCTTCGAGGTGCCGGTGGCGGTGGTGCTGCTGGTGCGCATGGGCATCGTCACGGCGGCGCAGCTGCGCGCCTGGCGCGGCTACTTCTGGGTGCTGGCCGCCGTCGGCACGGCCATGGTCACGCCGCCGGACGCCGGCTCCATGATCATCCTGCTGTGCGTGGTCGGCGGCCTGTACGAGGTCGGCATCGTCGCGGCGCAGGCTTTCGTGAAGCACACGAAGGCGCCGGACGACGAGGCCGAAGCGGCCAAGTCCTGA
- a CDS encoding trypsin-like peptidase domain-containing protein — MRRLWLLFSQVVTILLAAWFVVATLKPEWLSRRPPVATASTGVALVEAPPSAPTAIPLGSFRQAAQKASQAVVSINTSKAPDRPSSNDPWFRFFFGDQGAVPQTGLGSGVIISAEGIILTNNHVVEGATEIEVALNDSRKARARIIGTDPETDLAILKVNLDRLPVITLGNSDALQVGDQVLAIGNPFGVGQTVTSGIVSALGRNQLGINTFENFIQTDAAINPGNSGGALVDVNGNLMGINTAIYSRSGGSMGIGFAIPVSTAKLVLEGIVKDGVVTRGWIGVEPADLSPELMETFGVKAKKGVLITGVLQNGPAAQAGVRPGDVVTAVGGKDVANVSELLSTVAALKPGNATPFKLQRREESVDVTVTPGKRPKPKPQPQQPQGPQQMPR; from the coding sequence ATGCGACGCCTCTGGCTGCTCTTTTCCCAAGTCGTCACCATCCTGCTTGCGGCCTGGTTCGTGGTGGCCACGCTGAAGCCGGAATGGCTGAGCCGGCGGCCGCCCGTGGCCACGGCCAGTACCGGTGTCGCGCTGGTGGAAGCGCCGCCTTCGGCGCCGACGGCCATCCCGCTGGGCAGCTTCCGGCAGGCAGCGCAGAAGGCGTCGCAGGCCGTGGTGAGCATCAACACCAGCAAGGCGCCGGACCGGCCCTCGTCCAACGATCCCTGGTTCCGCTTCTTCTTCGGCGACCAGGGCGCGGTGCCGCAGACCGGCCTGGGCAGCGGCGTGATCATCAGCGCCGAAGGCATCATCCTTACCAACAACCACGTGGTGGAGGGCGCGACCGAGATCGAGGTGGCGCTCAACGACAGCCGCAAGGCGCGCGCCCGGATCATCGGCACCGACCCCGAGACCGACCTCGCGATCCTCAAGGTCAACCTCGACCGGCTGCCGGTGATCACGCTGGGCAACTCCGATGCGCTGCAGGTCGGCGACCAGGTGCTGGCCATCGGCAACCCCTTCGGCGTCGGCCAGACGGTGACCAGCGGCATCGTCAGCGCGCTGGGGCGCAACCAGCTGGGCATCAACACCTTCGAGAACTTCATCCAGACCGACGCGGCGATCAACCCGGGCAACTCCGGCGGCGCCCTGGTGGACGTGAACGGCAACCTGATGGGGATCAACACCGCCATCTACTCGCGCTCGGGCGGCAGCATGGGCATCGGCTTCGCCATCCCGGTGTCGACGGCCAAGCTGGTGCTGGAAGGCATCGTCAAGGACGGCGTGGTCACGCGCGGCTGGATCGGCGTCGAGCCGGCCGACCTGTCGCCGGAGCTGATGGAAACCTTCGGCGTGAAGGCGAAGAAGGGCGTGCTGATCACCGGCGTGCTGCAGAACGGCCCGGCCGCCCAGGCCGGCGTGCGGCCCGGCGACGTGGTCACGGCGGTCGGCGGCAAAGACGTCGCCAATGTCTCCGAACTGCTGTCCACGGTCGCGGCCCTGAAGCCGGGCAACGCGACCCCGTTCAAGCTGCAGCGGCGTGAGGAGAGCGTGGACGTGACGGTGACGCCGGGGAAGCGGCCGAAACCGAAACCCCAACCGCAGCAGCCGCAGGGCCCGCAGCAGATGCCGCGCTGA
- a CDS encoding diguanylate cyclase domain-containing protein, with product MDALALVVWSMALGTIAAVAGARLADVAARPSLSRLRALSYHSSVFLLVLVLSGVLPQAHPVSPARLHALQVLAGPLCVGLSNFWIHGWLRAAQRDRLMALGLRVSALALPLAGVAVLLLVPRAQQLPAAAAISLLGSGLTLWLTLRGWRMGDHMALAMALGCLLTLPAIAGLYALAMHLLPARLGLQAALAACVALSNALTGVVLWRRDRHAWQARQQSARVAALDPVTRLENGRSLVLRLVQALQRRQRTGRDGALLAVMVFDVERIATHVGAAGVNEMWVTLAARIQRQLGVVNPVGRYWDRCFVALVETIPSMPWLRTVGLRVATSLRHPIEVTGLGGVPMRVWADIGVGVVHLPPGPLEAEDVLHAAQALATAARGMRSRAAMLDPATESVVAVECATLAPRRGWARSRPQALASLGS from the coding sequence ATGGACGCGCTGGCACTGGTGGTGTGGAGCATGGCCTTGGGAACCATCGCCGCGGTCGCCGGCGCGCGGCTGGCAGACGTCGCGGCGCGGCCCAGCCTGTCGCGGCTGCGGGCCCTCAGCTACCACTCCAGCGTGTTCCTGCTGGTGCTGGTGCTCAGTGGCGTACTGCCACAGGCGCATCCCGTCAGCCCGGCGCGGTTGCACGCACTGCAGGTGCTGGCCGGGCCGCTGTGCGTGGGCCTGTCCAACTTCTGGATCCACGGCTGGCTGCGCGCGGCGCAACGCGACCGGCTGATGGCGCTGGGCCTGCGCGTCTCCGCCCTGGCGCTGCCGCTGGCCGGCGTGGCCGTCCTGCTGCTGGTGCCGCGCGCGCAGCAGCTGCCGGCCGCGGCCGCCATCTCGCTGCTCGGGAGCGGGCTCACCCTGTGGCTGACCCTGCGTGGCTGGCGCATGGGCGACCACATGGCGCTGGCCATGGCGCTCGGCTGCCTGCTCACGCTGCCCGCCATCGCCGGCCTCTACGCACTGGCCATGCACCTGCTGCCGGCCCGCCTGGGCCTGCAGGCGGCGCTGGCCGCCTGCGTGGCCCTGAGCAACGCGCTCACCGGCGTGGTGCTGTGGCGGCGCGACCGCCACGCCTGGCAGGCGCGCCAGCAAAGCGCGCGGGTCGCGGCGCTGGACCCGGTCACGCGGCTGGAGAACGGCCGCTCGCTGGTGCTGCGCCTGGTGCAGGCCCTGCAGCGGCGCCAGCGCACCGGGCGCGACGGCGCCCTGCTGGCGGTGATGGTGTTCGACGTCGAGCGGATCGCCACGCACGTGGGTGCCGCCGGCGTCAACGAGATGTGGGTCACGCTGGCCGCCCGCATCCAGCGCCAGCTGGGCGTGGTGAACCCGGTGGGCCGCTACTGGGACCGCTGCTTCGTGGCGCTGGTCGAGACCATTCCCTCAATGCCCTGGCTGCGCACCGTGGGCCTGCGCGTCGCCACCAGCTTGCGGCACCCGATCGAGGTGACCGGGCTGGGCGGCGTGCCGATGCGCGTCTGGGCCGACATCGGGGTCGGCGTCGTCCACCTGCCGCCGGGGCCGCTGGAGGCCGAGGACGTGCTGCATGCCGCGCAGGCGCTGGCGACGGCGGCGCGCGGCATGCGCTCGCGCGCGGCGATGCTGGACCCGGCCACCGAGAGCGTCGTGGCCGTGGAGTGCGCGACCCTGGCGCCGCGCCGCGGCTGGGCGCGCTCGCGTCCGCAGGCCCTGGCTTCGCTCGGCTCCTAG
- a CDS encoding Nif3-like dinuclear metal center hexameric protein, translating into MTHRQDLLQAFDELLEPHRFKDYGPNGLQVEGRDEVRRIVSGVTASRALIERAVDARADAIFVHHGLFWRGQDGRVTGWMKQRLALLLAHDISLFAYHLPLDAHPALGNNAQLGDRLGLLASSRFGDQDLGFLGARSDGGRFDDASALADHVQQALGRSVTCVEGAAGTITRIAWCTGGAQSYFEAAIAAGAQAFVTGEISEPQAHYARECGVAFIACGHHASERYGAPAVAGHVAQQLGIEHEFIEVPNPA; encoded by the coding sequence ATGACCCATCGGCAAGACCTGCTGCAAGCCTTCGATGAATTGCTGGAGCCGCACCGCTTCAAGGACTACGGCCCCAACGGCCTGCAGGTGGAGGGCCGCGACGAGGTGCGGCGCATCGTCTCGGGCGTCACCGCCAGCCGTGCCCTGATCGAGCGCGCTGTCGACGCCAGGGCCGATGCGATCTTCGTGCACCACGGCCTGTTCTGGCGCGGCCAGGACGGCCGCGTCACCGGCTGGATGAAGCAGCGCCTGGCGCTGCTGCTCGCGCACGACATCAGCCTGTTCGCCTACCACCTGCCTCTGGACGCGCATCCTGCGCTGGGCAACAACGCGCAGCTCGGGGACCGGCTGGGGCTGCTGGCGAGCTCCCGCTTCGGCGACCAGGACCTGGGCTTCCTCGGCGCCCGCAGTGATGGCGGCCGCTTCGACGATGCGAGCGCGCTGGCGGATCACGTGCAGCAGGCCCTGGGCCGCAGCGTCACCTGCGTCGAAGGCGCGGCCGGCACCATCACGCGCATCGCCTGGTGCACCGGCGGCGCCCAGTCGTATTTCGAGGCGGCGATCGCCGCCGGCGCGCAGGCCTTTGTCACCGGCGAGATCTCCGAGCCGCAGGCGCACTACGCGCGCGAATGCGGCGTGGCCTTCATCGCCTGCGGCCACCACGCCAGCGAGCGTTATGGCGCGCCCGCGGTCGCGGGCCATGTCGCGCAGCAGCTCGGGATCGAGCACGAATTCATCGAAGTTCCGAACCCCGCATGA
- the pdxA gene encoding 4-hydroxythreonine-4-phosphate dehydrogenase PdxA, producing the protein MKPQPLAITMGDPAGIGPEIVAKAFCEAPELARGCFVAGDLACMRRGAGWAAGLGIALPVAVIADAQEALQVPPNCIPLLQVGEPGEPPAIGQVSPQAGRRAADAVLWATRAALRGEVAAVVTAPLNKEALSAAGLPYPGHTELLQAEAAAHAGVPLAQMPVRMMLANDELRTVLVSIHVSLREALDAVTFDRVLQTLRITDASLRAVLARRPRIAVAGLNPHAGEGGLFGREEIEVIAPAIAQARGEGADVQGPFAPDTVFMRARRGEFDAVVAMYHDQGLIPVKYLGVEKGVNVTLGLPLVRTSPDHGTAFDIAGTGQADASSLLEAIRMARSLAGA; encoded by the coding sequence ATGAAACCGCAACCCCTTGCCATCACCATGGGCGACCCGGCCGGCATCGGCCCGGAAATCGTTGCCAAGGCTTTTTGCGAAGCGCCGGAGCTGGCGCGCGGCTGCTTCGTGGCCGGCGACCTGGCCTGCATGCGGCGCGGCGCGGGCTGGGCCGCGGGGCTGGGCATCGCGTTGCCGGTCGCCGTGATCGCCGATGCGCAGGAGGCCTTGCAGGTGCCGCCCAATTGCATCCCGCTGCTGCAGGTGGGTGAGCCGGGCGAGCCGCCCGCCATCGGCCAGGTCAGCCCGCAGGCCGGTCGCCGGGCTGCGGACGCGGTGCTGTGGGCCACGCGCGCCGCGCTGCGTGGCGAGGTCGCCGCCGTCGTCACCGCGCCCTTGAACAAGGAGGCGCTCTCCGCCGCCGGCCTGCCTTATCCCGGCCACACCGAGCTGCTGCAGGCCGAGGCCGCCGCCCACGCGGGTGTGCCGCTGGCGCAGATGCCGGTGCGCATGATGCTGGCCAACGACGAACTGCGCACGGTGCTCGTGAGCATCCACGTGTCCCTGCGCGAAGCGCTCGATGCGGTGACCTTCGATCGGGTGCTGCAGACGCTGCGCATCACCGATGCTTCGCTGCGGGCCGTGCTGGCGCGCCGGCCGCGCATCGCGGTCGCCGGCCTGAATCCGCATGCGGGCGAGGGCGGCCTGTTCGGCCGCGAGGAGATCGAAGTGATCGCGCCCGCGATCGCGCAGGCGCGCGGCGAGGGGGCGGACGTGCAGGGCCCGTTCGCGCCGGACACCGTGTTCATGCGCGCGCGCCGTGGCGAATTCGACGCAGTGGTGGCCATGTACCACGACCAGGGCTTGATCCCGGTCAAATATCTGGGCGTCGAGAAGGGCGTGAACGTGACCCTGGGCCTGCCGCTGGTGCGCACGAGCCCGGACCACGGCACGGCCTTCGACATCGCGGGGACGGGCCAGGCGGATGCCTCGAGCCTGCTCGAGGCGATCCGCATGGCGCGGTCGCTCGCCGGGGCCTGA
- the mscL gene encoding large conductance mechanosensitive channel protein MscL has translation MLNEFREFAIKGNVVDLAVGVIIGGAFGKIVDSLVNDIVMPTIGAIIGRLDFSSHFIALHEAPPGTPMTLDALRKAGVPVLAWGQFVTVAVNFLILAFVIFLLVQQINRLRRLHQQEPTPAPAAEPAPPPEDILLLREIRDELKKA, from the coding sequence ATGCTCAACGAATTCCGCGAGTTCGCCATCAAGGGCAACGTCGTCGACCTCGCTGTCGGCGTCATCATCGGCGGTGCCTTCGGCAAGATCGTCGACTCGCTGGTGAACGACATCGTCATGCCCACGATCGGCGCGATCATCGGCCGGCTGGACTTCTCCAGCCACTTCATCGCGCTGCACGAAGCGCCGCCCGGCACGCCGATGACGCTGGACGCGCTGCGCAAGGCCGGCGTGCCGGTGCTGGCGTGGGGCCAGTTCGTCACGGTGGCCGTGAATTTCCTGATCCTCGCCTTCGTGATCTTCCTGCTGGTGCAGCAGATCAACCGGCTGCGGCGCCTGCACCAGCAGGAGCCCACGCCGGCGCCGGCGGCCGAACCGGCGCCGCCGCCGGAAGACATCCTGCTGCTGCGCGAGATCCGCGACGAACTGAAGAAGGCCTGA